The stretch of DNA CCGGGAGCCAGGGCGTCAGGACGCCCTAGGCGCCTGCAGCCTGCTGACGTCCCGGATGAAGGACCGGATGATGCGGTCCCCCTCCACGGAGTCGTGGGGCCGGTGCCCTCCCGCCGCTGTGCGGTGCAGGGCGCCGGTCTCCCGCAGGTACCCGGCGATCTCCTCGTAGAGCGGTTCCCATCCCCCGGTGAGGACCAGGGTGGGCACGCCGGGAACGATGTGCAGCGCGGCTTCCCAGGCCGGGGCCTGCAGCCGGAGCCGCCTGGCGGAACGCTTTTCCTCGGCGGTGGCCGGTTGCTGCAGATCCGTGGCATAGACGCGCCGGACGAACTCCCGCTGGAAGTCCTGGTCGCTCATCTGGTGCCGGGCGTCGAAGAGGGGCCGCATGAGGCTGATGTGGGCCGCGGTGGCCGGCAGTTCGGCGGTGAGCGACAGGCAGGCCGGCTCCACCAGCGTCAGGGAAAAGACCAGATCCGGGCGTTCGACGGCGGCCATCATGGCCGCAACAGCGCCTTGCGAATGGGCCACAACATGCCCGCCGGCGGCGCCCCTGCCGTCGTCGGCCAGTGACCGCAGCACAATACTGGCGTCCTCCTCGAAGGAGGACTCGACAGGCTCGGCCACAGGATCGTAGCCGTGGCGGCGGAGGAACAGTGCGTCGTAGGACAGTGCCATCCCGTGCTGGCGCGGCCAGGCCGCGGAGCCGAAGCTGCCGGCGCCGTGCACGAACACTACCCTCTGCTTGAACATGACCCAACCCTATTCCACGGCACCGACATCTTAAGTGAGTAGCGCCAAGTGTCGTTTTGAGCGGTCAAAACGACACTTGGCGCTACACAGTTGGGCTGTTACTTGCCGAGGAACTTGTCGAAACCCTTGGGCAGGTTCAGCTGCGAGGGATCGAAGTCGCCGCCCTGCTGGCCGAAAGCGGCACCGGTGGGAAGCGCCTTGGCGGCGTTCGCGCGGCGGGCCTCGGCGTCCTTGCGCTCCTGGGCAGCCTTGGCCGGGTTGCCGGACTTGGCCTTCTTCTTGGGGGCGGCGTTCTTCGCGTTCTTCCGTGCGCCGCCGCCGGCACCGGGCATGCCTGG from Pseudarthrobacter siccitolerans encodes:
- a CDS encoding alpha/beta fold hydrolase, with protein sequence MFKQRVVFVHGAGSFGSAAWPRQHGMALSYDALFLRRHGYDPVAEPVESSFEEDASIVLRSLADDGRGAAGGHVVAHSQGAVAAMMAAVERPDLVFSLTLVEPACLSLTAELPATAAHISLMRPLFDARHQMSDQDFQREFVRRVYATDLQQPATAEEKRSARRLRLQAPAWEAALHIVPGVPTLVLTGGWEPLYEEIAGYLRETGALHRTAAGGHRPHDSVEGDRIIRSFIRDVSRLQAPRAS